Genomic segment of Bacteroidota bacterium:
TCCCGCCGCTCAATTAACAGATAAACAACTTGTGGAAGAAAGTTTGAAACTCTGTAATCTTTTAGAGGAAAATGGTATTAATGTAAGTGTGCTTGCCGAATATCCCGATGAAGTGCGATTGCTTTACACCTTTGTTACGGAAGAATTATTTGACCATGAAATTGATAATATGCGTATGCCGGGATGGACACTCAATTTCATTTATGAGGAATTTCATCCGAATCATCCATATGATATTCGCAACAGATGTAACGAATTTATCGACTATATTTTTCGCGATGCTTTTCCCGGAGAAGAGAGGTTTGATAAATGTGTGATTTCCTGTTCTGATCTTATTTATGATGAGAGTGACGACAGTGAATATAAAAGAATGTTATCGCCAACATTGAGCAATTATTTTGATGCATTTCCAACTAGAGATCTTGACGAATTTGAAATTACCTCTCTGGAAAATGATGATGAATTCGGGTTGGTAAAATTCACCATCAAATACAATGTGTTTACAGAAACAAAAGAAAATCTTACCTTTTCCGGTAACGGACAATTTGTTTTAATACAGGAATATGGTTGGTGGATGATCAAGAAAGTGGATATGCCGGGGTTGGAGCTGCATTAATTTTTTGGGTAGGATTTTTACAGAATAGATTGCCTTAATCACCTCCAAAGGTTTTCGTAAACTTAACCGTAAACGCCTGATTATTAATATAAGGTAGTTTAGGATCCAATCTTGTACGGTAATTATTTATTCCCTGATTAATTACAATAAAAAGATCAGTTCCTTCCTTTGGATTATAACGGAATCTAATGTTTGTGCTGGTTTGTTGACTGAGATCGTCGAATTGAAAATAGGTTTTGAGAGAATATCTTGTAGTGAAATTATATACCAATCCTAAACGAATTAAATTGCTTTCATATAAAGTATTTTTATCTTCGGCGAGATATTTTTCAAAGGTGATATGATTGTATTCGTAGGTGAGGGATAAATTAAAATGTTTATTCACCCAATAGGTGATATCAGGTTGAACATATAAACGGTCGCCTCCGTAAAATCCACCGTAGGTAGTATAAATGGATGCAGTATAGTTAGATTGTTGGGGTGAGACGAGCGTGATCGCTGTATTAAATGTTTGATATACTCCGGCGGAAATTGCATTGCGATCGTCCAGCTCCCAATCGAAAAACAAAGAATCCTGTTTAAATTCTATAATGGAAATATCGATCGCCGCACCACTCTTAAAATTAATTCCGGTGTAAAGATCATCGGCAATAGTTTCGGCACCACCATTTTCTATTTTCCATCTGTATTTATTAAAGGTGGAAATATAAAAATAATTTAATAGTTTGCTGTTCTTTAAATTCCATTGATATTTAAGTGTACCTTTTACGGAACCGTAATCATTGTCATCCAGATAACCCATAACGGGATTCAAATGCTGACCAACAAGATCTAAAGTGGCATTATAAATAAATCCCTTTGTTGCAGATTGAAAAAATCCGGTATGAAAATATAAACTCTCTAAAAGATCGGGAGTTTCAAAATTGTCTAAGGTATTTATCAAGCCCCCTTCAATGGTAAATTGTTGATTTAATCTTTTAACAAAATCAATTCCAAACGATTGATTTGATAATGCCGAAGTATCGGTATTGACTCTGTTGCAAACAATTGCGCCAACAAAACTTCCAAGGGAATCAATATCACGGCGTGTTCGCAGGACAGTAAAATTATGCGGTGAAATTCCGACGGAGGATACACCTTTTGTCTGCATATTTAATGCGCCAATTTGCCAGTCGTTTACTTTTCCTGTAAGACGTACTCCGCCAATGATTGGTACAATAACTCCGTTTTCATTTCCAATTCTTCTTGTAATAAATAATTCGTTTCCGGATGGAAAACCAAAACTTAACTGATTTGCGGATTCCAGAAAAAAACTTCTCTTTTCGGGAAGATTTACTTCATATTTCGAAAGATTAATAATTCTGTCGTCAACTTCCGCTTGTGCAAAATCGGTATTAATTGTGAGGTCGAGGGTTAAATTTTTAGAGAGACCATATTTTGCATCCACCCCTATATTACTCACAATTTTATCCAGCGTTTCATTTTCAAAAAAATGTTTACGCGTCATAAAATTGGAATTTTTTTCATATGCTGTACCCTCAGCATTTAAAACATTTTCTTCATAATAATTTGCAATAATATAGGGACTGATATACAATGGATTTCTGCTTTTCAGATCACGGAAAACAATTTCCCTCGCATAAGAAATATTTGTCCAGGTATTTTCTGTATTCGGATCACATTTAGGAAAAGTGATTAATTCATTTTTTCTTTTAATTAAACGTGCAATCCTGAAACCCATTAAAACTTCTTCTTTTTGTTCGAAACGAAGCGAGGAAAATGGAATTCTGTATTCCGTGGAATATCCAAAATCGCCAACATAGGTCCGCGCTTCCCAAAATGTGTTATATGAATCATTTAATCCCCCACCATCTTGCGTAACCTGGGCATCCCAACGGGCATCCAAAGTATTAGCGACAAAATTTAGTCCTGTAATTTTATCGTGGTATGGATCTATAATAAATGCTGTTCCATCATCCTGTCCCAACGGAAAATCGCGTTCCATTTCAAGCCGAATCATTTTGTCGGCTTCAGAATCAAAGGAAGTAATTGCAACAAACAGATAGGTATCATTATATATAATACGCACTTCCGTTCTTTCTGTCGGAGCCGCACCAGGGTCAGGACCTTCCTGCATAAAATCCGTTTCAACTGGTGTTAGTAACCATTCTGCTTCGTCTACAACTCCGTCAAGCGTTATATCTTTTTCAGTTCTGTATGGCTAATAAGGAGCCTGTGCCTGCAAAATACAGAGATTGGAAATTGTAAAAACGAAGGAAAAAAGAGCGGCTTTCATAATTTTCGGAAAAATAAGTAATTTTTTTTGATGCCCGAAATACTTGATTTTACTGCATTTTAACAAAATATAACACCTGCTACCTGTAAAAACCTGCTACTATGTATTGCATAGTTCAAAGTTATACCATAGCTTTGCATCATGAATGTAGAAAATGCCCAGGCTCAAATGCGAAAGGGTGTGCTGGAGTTCTGTATACTGGCCATAATAAGTGAGGGGGAAATTTATCCTTCGGATGTGATTAGCAGATTAAAAGAAAGTAATCTGCTGGTTGCGGAAGGAACAGTTTATCCTTTGCTCAACCGGCTAAAAACGATGGAACTTCTCAGTTACAAATGGGTGGAAAGTAATTCGGGTCCACCCCGCAAATATTATCAGTTAACTGATAAAGGCAAACTTTTTTTAACCGAACTCAATAAAACATGGCTCGAATTATCGAATGCCGTATCTATAAACTCAAAACATTTAAACACAATTTAACATGAACAAGTTATTATATGTAAATATCGGCGGCTTGGTTTTTCAGATAGACGAAACCGCTTATAAAAAATTAGATACTTATTTAAACAGTATCAGAAAAAAGTATACTTCCACACCGGATGGTGACGAGATCATTAAGGACATTGAAGATCGAATTGCTGAATTATTCACCGAAAAGGTTGGTGAACGCGGAGCTATTACGGATAATTATGTAGATGAGATAATTACCATAATGGGAAAGCCGGAAGATTATGAGGAAGAAATTCCAACTCCACACTATAATAATTCGAATACGCAGGAAAAAAAATCTGGCGGGTCTAAATTTTATCGCGACAAAGAACACAATGTTTTAGGAGGTGTATGCTCAGGATTTGCCGCAAAATTTAATGTGGATTCTTTATGGATTCGACTTGCTTTTTTAATTGCCTTCTTTTTTGCAGGAACAGGATTGTTATTATATATTATTTTATGGATAATAATTCCCGAAGCAAAAACAACCGCAGAGAAATTGGAAATGCGCGGTGAAAAAGTTGATATCAGCAATATCGAAAAAACAATTAAAGATGGTGCAAAACAATTTACTACCAAAGTAAATGAATTTGGAGAAGAGGTTAAACAAACTTTTTCACGTGAGAATATCGACAAGTCAAAAAAAAACGCCGGTGATTTCATAGAAGGATTTGCACAAACCATAAAACCCGCCGTGCAAACAGTAGCGAAAATATTTGTAGGAGGAGTTTTAATTTTTAGCTTATTAATTGTTGTAGTTATTATTGTTGAATTATTCAGCAACTGGGGAGATCCATTTTCGGAGATAGACTTTTTGGGTAACCAGATAATGGCAGGAAGCAATCAGGCGTGGCTTTTGGTGGCATCTGCCTTAGCTCTGGTAATTATTCCTTTGCTCGGTTTAATTTTCTCCAGTGTAAAATATTTGGTTGGTATTAAAAAGAAAACCAGATATGTAAGTGGTGGACTTGGATTATTATGGACAGTGTGTTTATTTATCGTAATTTATTTGGGAATTACCATAGGAAAAGAATTCAGGGTAGA
This window contains:
- a CDS encoding carbohydrate binding family 9 domain-containing protein, with product MQEGPDPGAAPTERTEVRIIYNDTYLFVAITSFDSEADKMIRLEMERDFPLGQDDGTAFIIDPYHDKITGLNFVANTLDARWDAQVTQDGGGLNDSYNTFWEARTYVGDFGYSTEYRIPFSSLRFEQKEEVLMGFRIARLIKRKNELITFPKCDPNTENTWTNISYAREIVFRDLKSRNPLYISPYIIANYYEENVLNAEGTAYEKNSNFMTRKHFFENETLDKIVSNIGVDAKYGLSKNLTLDLTINTDFAQAEVDDRIINLSKYEVNLPEKRSFFLESANQLSFGFPSGNELFITRRIGNENGVIVPIIGGVRLTGKVNDWQIGALNMQTKGVSSVGISPHNFTVLRTRRDIDSLGSFVGAIVCNRVNTDTSALSNQSFGIDFVKRLNQQFTIEGGLINTLDNFETPDLLESLYFHTGFFQSATKGFIYNATLDLVGQHLNPVMGYLDDNDYGSVKGTLKYQWNLKNSKLLNYFYISTFNKYRWKIENGGAETIADDLYTGINFKSGAAIDISIIEFKQDSLFFDWELDDRNAISAGVYQTFNTAITLVSPQQSNYTASIYTTYGGFYGGDRLYVQPDITYWVNKHFNLSLTYEYNHITFEKYLAEDKNTLYESNLIRLGLVYNFTTRYSLKTYFQFDDLSQQTSTNIRFRYNPKEGTDLFIVINQGINNYRTRLDPKLPYINNQAFTVKFTKTFGGD
- a CDS encoding PadR family transcriptional regulator, which produces MNVENAQAQMRKGVLEFCILAIISEGEIYPSDVISRLKESNLLVAEGTVYPLLNRLKTMELLSYKWVESNSGPPRKYYQLTDKGKLFLTELNKTWLELSNAVSINSKHLNTI
- a CDS encoding PspC domain-containing protein, translating into MNKLLYVNIGGLVFQIDETAYKKLDTYLNSIRKKYTSTPDGDEIIKDIEDRIAELFTEKVGERGAITDNYVDEIITIMGKPEDYEEEIPTPHYNNSNTQEKKSGGSKFYRDKEHNVLGGVCSGFAAKFNVDSLWIRLAFLIAFFFAGTGLLLYIILWIIIPEAKTTAEKLEMRGEKVDISNIEKTIKDGAKQFTTKVNEFGEEVKQTFSRENIDKSKKNAGDFIEGFAQTIKPAVQTVAKIFVGGVLIFSLLIVVVIIVELFSNWGDPFSEIDFLGNQIMAGSNQAWLLVASALALVIIPLLGLIFSSVKYLVGIKKKTRYVSGGLGLLWTVCLFIVIYLGITIGKEFRVEGEVSNKMDIAQPANNTLYVQLNDNDSDYYKTKTGYSFDSDSKHGKHIIKKDFWEDNHDWGYINVEENSYAFHRIEVEFEKSTDTNFVVLINKIAKGHDRLDAKENAQNCTFFIVQSGDSLLTIPSVIKLNDMEQWRDQQVYITIRVPMDKYVQINKNLEYCLDDNEYTSDLKYIELYDTKLRMTSGGLKPVL